A part of Neovison vison isolate M4711 chromosome 6, ASM_NN_V1, whole genome shotgun sequence genomic DNA contains:
- the LOC122910252 gene encoding olfactory receptor 7G2-like, whose amino-acid sequence MGLRNKTGVSEFLLMEVTEDPELKPFLFILFLSIYLVTILGNLLMILAVISDSHLHTPMYFFLSNLSFTDICLSTTTVPKMLVNIRAQIQTITYAGCLTQIYSILAFGGLESFLLAVMAYDRYVAICHPLRYTVIMNSRLCSLLVLLSFSFSIVDALMHSLMVLQLTFCTDLEIPLFFCEVVQVIQLACSDTLINNILIYFATSIFGGIPVCGIIFSYTQIVSSVLRIPSAGGKYKAFSTCGSHLSVVSLFYGTGLGVYISSAFTNSSRNTAVASVMYSVVPQMMNPFIYSLRNRDMKGALKKLTSRIPLL is encoded by the coding sequence ATGggactcagaaacaaaacaggggtTTCAGAATTCCTTCTTATGGAAGTGACAGAGGACCCAGAATTGAAGCCctttctcttcattctgtttCTGTCCATATACCTGGTCACCATCCTGGGAAATCTGCTCATGATATTGGCTGTCATCTCTgactcccacctccacacccccatgtacttcttcctctccaacctGTCCTTTACTGACATCTGCTTAAGCACAACCACCGTCCCAAAGATGCTGGTGAACATCCGGGCACAGATTCAGACCATCACTTATGCAGGCTGCCTCACACAGATCTACTCTATCCTGGCTTTTGGTGGTTTGGAAAGTTTTCTCCTTGCAGtaatggcctatgaccgctatgtggccatttgTCATCCACTGAGGTACACAGTCATTATGAACTCCCGCCTCTGTAGCCTGCTGGTTCTACTCTCCTTCTCCTTTAGCATTGTGGATGCCCTGATGCACAGTCTGATGGTGTTACAACTGACCTTCTGCACAGACCTTGAAATCCCTCTCTTCTTTTGTGAAGTTGTTCAGGTCATCCAGCTTGCATGTTCTGATACCCTCATCAATAACATCCTGATATATTTTGCAACGAGCATATTTGGTGGTATCCCTGTGTGTGGAATCATTTTCTCTTACACTCAGATAGTGTCCTCTGTTTTGAGAATTCCATCAGCAGGTGGAAAGTATAAAGCTTTTTCGACCTGTGGGTCTCACCTGTCAGTTGTGTCTTTGTTCTATGGGACAGGTTTGGGGGTGTACATTAGTTCTGCTTTCACTAACTCTTCCAGAAACACTGCAGTGGCCTCAGTGATGTACTCTGTGGTCCCTCAGATGATGAACCCCTTCATCTACAGCTTGAGGAACAGGGACATGAAGGGAGCCTTGAAGAAACTTACAAGTAGAATACCTCTTCTGTGA